The DNA sequence TGTATGGGCTCTGATAATCAGTTGGGATGGGTGATCTGATAGGAGCGGATTTAGGGACGTCGTGAATTGTATTGTCGAGATATCCGCCCGGCTTTGGTTGATGAGCGGACGGTTCAAACTTGAACCCCAAACTAGGATGTCAAGGACCAGCAAGATATCCACATCGGTACTCATGAAACTTGCGCGTGCcaataccccctccccgactgGCGCGTCACTTCTCAGAAAGACATCCCATCGCACATCAAATATGCGGCGTTCTCGGAAGCTGGCCCTGGCCGTGTCGATGTCAGAAGGCAAAAAGAAACAGACAGGGGTAGGCAACGCTTCAGATgataggtggtggtggtgatggccgtCAAGAGACGGGCCATAGGGTGGTATGGTATGTTTCTAGATAGGTAGTGGTGTGAAGCAGCAACACTGTCCTTACAACGGCAGTTCAGTTCTGGCTCGACCCTGCTCAAATAGGCGAACTGGTCGCCTATGCATACATGGCAAACGTAATACATACAACCAGGTTGCCCGCTCCCCATCTCATTGGAAGCGGGACTTGGCAAGCAGCATGGCAGACATAGCTGTTCCCACCATGTGATGTCGGCACCAAGCAGGCCGTTCTGTCATGTCGTTATATGTATGAGAAGCGAGTATAAAGAGCCCATCCCGCCCCCCGCACCACCATACACCATCGTGTTGCTTGCCCGGACAACCGCCATCCAAGTCCAGACTGATCTcaaaggaggggttgaacGATGCATTGCTGCAGACTAGAAGCTGTGTGACAGGAACGGCTGGTTTCGATTCGCAAACTGGAGCATCGCAGAGTGTTCGCAACCGAAGAAAAAAGATGAACGGGATGAAATGCGTGCATGGCGCGAGAACAACAAAACGAGACCGGGCTGACCCTGCTTGGTCGGCGATGGGTGGTGATCAAGGCTTATCTTTGGCGACACGCCAGGTGGTGCATATGTGCAGTTGACGGAGATAGGTTCCTCTTCCTGCGATGCAGGCTAGGCAGACTGGGAATCGCTCTGAATTCATTCTGCTGGCTATAGTTTGCTTTTTGCTATTGCTCAATTGAGCCCGAAAATGACAGTAGTTCGACCAAGACCAGTTCTGCGCCGCAATCACGCAGGAAGCAACGCCATTCCGTGCCACCCATGTAACCGTAGACTCCCATGTCGACCAGAACTGCAGATTCACACCCTCCACATCAGATGGAAAACCCCAGTGGTATCAATCTTTTGTTGCTCgggaaaagaaacaaagaaCAAAGAAAATCGCGTCCATCGCTCCATTGTTGGTTCTGTGTACCCAATCCATGGAGCTCTCTCTTTCATACATCCAGGGGGTTCAAATGCATTGTTGCTTGCGTTTCCAGTCGTGCTCGTTGGCATCCACCACACGTCAAACCAAAGAAAGCTCACACTCTGAGATTCCAAAATCCCAACATACCATCCAAAAGCCCAATTGGCCATTGACTGAAATCAGGCTGGGtaagtcgtcgtcgttgcaCCCCCTTTAATATCGCACCTGCATAGGAATGCCCGTCGTGGTCATGACAGGCCGCGGGGTGTCGCTTGTCGTAatttggttgatgttgatttgGCTCATTTGAGTCCGGGGGTCCAAGACCTTTTGCCGCAAGGTCCAGTACGATCCAGCGGTGGCATTCGGAACAGCCTCCATGATGATGTATTGGAGCGTTCCCTGGAACGCTTTGGGGACGCAGACCTCGGTGGGCTGTCGCCAGGTTGCAAGAGCCCCGGTGGACTCCGCAGGCTCCATTGCTTCACGGCCCTCGGCCTGGAGACGAAACATGGTTAGTCACATGTAAGAACCACCAAGGACAACTATCAAACTCACAAGACAAGAGCCGCAAGCGTGGCCGTTCATAAACACCCAATTGGGGCAGTTGTAGCTCAAGAAGTACTTGCATCGGTACTTGTTGAATCCGCCAGACATGGTGAAGGTGAGTTTGGTGCGTAAGGTGTGGGTGCTGCTGATTTTGATCCACGAAGGGAGATCTAAGGTGCAATAAGATGTGGACTGTCCGCTGACAGCCAAGCGACTTTATAAGTAGAAAGCTCGAGGTGCTTTCTGGGGTGTGTAGCTGAGGAAGGAGATTCCGTGGCTTGTTTTAGGTCTCCGGGGTCGTCTGAACACCTGCAATCATGTGGATGGAtagagggaaaaaagaaaacatggCCCTCGAGGTTCACGGTAGATTTATATGTTGGATTGAACCATCTCGACGCGCTTTTGTCAACCTCTGACGTGAACAGGGCGCATGGTACGACAAAGTCGACCAGCAGGCCAAGTGATCGGAGAGGTGCCGGCGGTTGGAAAGCCGAGGCGGGATTGaccaggggggggggggccgggggttggtttggttcaCCCGGGTTCGACTTCCATGTGGCGCCTTCTTCAATGTTGGATGAATACCACCTGGCATACGTCTTTTTACGACGACTGCCATGTGCGTCCATGGTTCATCAAGGTTCCAGACACGCCATTTTGTTGATTGAGGGGTTCGGAGACACCACCCGGCGCCATTCTCCGTGCCTTGTAAACGATAGTATCAGGCCCGCTAGCGACGCCAAGGCCGAGTCTGGATGTTTTGGAAACTGGAATTAGGGGGGAACATCTCTGTCGTTGCGCTGTGGGCTCATGGCACGATACGAGCGAGCGAGATAAATTTGGGAAAAGGccgggggtgttgagggtgcTGCTCCGGAGCTGCATCGGGCCCCGTCTCAACGTCCTGCCTTGTGGGCGACGAATAGGGAGTGTTGGCGGGCAGAGGTGCTTCTTCAGTGTACCCCCACTAGCAGCACTGACTTGTCGTTCCCGTCTCCTTGTGCTACCCGAGCAGTGAGGTCCCTTTTCTCCTTGCgttgtgttgtgtggtgttgtgtCAGACGGGCCGGGTGGGTCGAGGCGGGAGCCAAGAAGGTGACACAATTTGGTCTTGACATGCCATTGtcagtctttttttttcgagaTCCGTATCTCTTCGACTGTTGCGGCTGAAAAAAGAAACTTCTCCCGTCggcagaagaaaagaagcaaTGTGAATGTGGGTTCTGCCCGCCAGCGATCGCTGCCTGTTGAGAAATGGTGTCAGAAACAAGCAACAGGGCCAGTCCCGGTCTGTCAGTGGGGATCCACTGCAGGCTAGCGGCTCGCGGGTCAGTGGGGCTAACACAGTGTTCTCACTGTCTTCAGTGCTCGCTGCCTCGAACAGCTACCTTGTGCCATAATGCTACAAACCCCAAGTTTTCCCCGAAGTATTACGCAGATTTCAGGACGCCCACAGAATCCAAGTTCGGCCATGATGCCATGCAGCCAGACGCTCTAGGCCATCAAGAGGGTGATTCTTTCCCAATATGTCGATCAACGAAGCAACAAGTTCTCCAACACAACAGGGTCGTCACTTTTCCTGCAAACATGCATCCAGCCTTGTTTCCTCTCCCATTAGACCGTGAGGTAGCGTTGGAAGCGGGTACTCCGTGCATCTTCACATGGGCCTTGCATGAGATTCCTCTCTATTCTTGACTTTGTAACTTCTCAGCTATCACTTCGAGAACAGAAACCCTCAATTCACCTCAGTTGCGACTCTTCCCCGGCCTATGCCGCGTTTGGTTATCACGGGGTCTTCAATCCTTGCGGCCTCGATGAACCCACTGTCCGGGTGCTATAACCGGACTTGACCAGTACCATCGATTTGCCTTTGCTTTTCACCGCTTACATCATGAGATTTGCGCTGCTATTGACCATGATATGATTATGGTACAACGACGGTCTCGCTCACTCACAGGTCCAGAAAAGATTTCACAGCAGAGACCTCTCACAGACCACAATATCTGACTCAAATATACCCACTCTTCGAAGCGCCATCTCTAGAGACACGGAGTATCCAGGCGGGTATCAGCATATCACTTGCCCGCCTGTCGTAACACCCACGATAATACAGCTACGGGGAATCACCCCTTGGTCAATCTCCCTTCCTCCAGGCATACTTGACACCTCCTTTACACCGCAGCAGCGTCATGAGCCTCAGAAATAGTGTCATTCTTCGAGAATACGACACAAACCAAGAAATTCGGCACCTATCATGCCTTTCCGGCTTCCCCACGGCAGCTGCCACGACACATGACGCCAGCCTAGCAGAACATATCACACAAATACTACTACACTCGACGGGCCATCCCGGGCGGTGTGCCACAGGCGGGCGCCGGGTGTTGAAGCCGCGTTATAATATAGGTAGGGATGGAGGTTCATGTTGCTTGTTGCCATTCTCGAGGACGGTTGGCCATGAACATGGCGAGTGTAGCTTTGCATTGATCACCTCTAGTTGACTGCAACCTCAGTATCAGCGGAGGTCAACCCaccgagaaggagagagacatcaaacaccaactGAACATATCTCGGGGATAGACAATCCAACACAAGGAAAATCCACAGAGGGCCAGACGCTTGGgatcctccccatcatggcCCCATTCACCGGGTTCCCACTCATACATACCCACCACTGTCAGCTCGCATATACCCAAAGCTGATTGGACCGCCTCGGCAGCATTGTATTGACATGGTAGCACGGCATTTGCATAGCAAGCCACCAAAACGCCATCTTTCTCAGTCAGGTCTCGGGGAACAGAGCGCAAAATGCCCATGTCCCGGACCGGCCGCCGGCCGTCCATACCTCGGCAAGCCGCATGTGCTTTCCTTCCCTATCTACTGATTGGACCGAAGGTGTAGAGGTGATGGGTTTTGACGTTTCACTGCTTTGATATGCCTTTTGGACCCATGAAACCGGCGAGCAAAGCTGCTATCTATCGTAAAGAGAGGGATGATAATGGTTGGGGGAAATGATACCCCTGCTTGTGGGGGGAGTTGTCTTCCACACTTTCCATATCACGAGCAGATTTTGTGTTGTAGAATAGAGAGATTCTAGAAGAATTTGAGCAGCatccatttttttttcttttcttgactggaaggagaagattcCATGCGTGACATTCACAGCTTGATCAATCATTCTTGTTGTCCCTCTTCcctatcaccaccatcaccatcaccacgcaAGCCAATACCATTTATACACACACATTCCTGCGTCATCTCACAAAAACGTCACCCAAAACTCTTAGTCCGTCCCCCAAATTACCCCTTATTCAACCATCCCGATAACACCCACTATCCTAACAAAgtatccctctccctcgacaTCTCCACAAAGCCATGATAAATCTTGGACGTCATCcaacccacacccacacccacacccgtcttcttctctcacACAGCtgacaaccccccctcccccccaccattaCTCTCCCGTCAAACTTACAAATCTTGCTCAAAGTCCCACAATCTCTACACCATTCCCCCCCTCTAACCATCGCACACATCACGTATCTCACGATCCAGCAAGAAAGTAAACCCTTCCTGTTCAGGAaatcctcatcttccacccGCAAGCAAAAACTCGCCCGTCTATCTCACGCTTCCCGTAAACACAATTAGGTAGTTACCCACATCAACACACGCCCAAAAATTGCACCATGTCCCAAATCATCAAATTGTCTATTTtacctccccccacccccaacccccaacatgCTCAGATACATTAACACATCCCATACACACCAAATCAATACCCCCCCTTCATAGcctgcctcctcttcaccttctccgtcaacctcaccagcGCAGACTtgatctcccccttctcaaaaGTATCAACATCATAATAAACCGGCGCAATTTCCTATATTTATACCACCCCCAAAAGTTAGcaaccctcttcttccacttccccccacccaaaaaacaaaaaataagaaaaaaaagaaaagaaaacttACAAGAAGCCACTCGGGCCTAACATTCGTCACCGTCCGGATATACTGCTTCGTCGTGAGCACAAACTCATTGTACACCACCCAATCATACGGGCTCGACACCACCGTGCTCGGATGAATCATCACCATCTGGTCGTCCTTCACCGTCTTGTAAATCTTGCTATTCGAGCTCTCCCTCATGGCGACCTGCATAAAAAACCCCGCCAGCAGCGCCCGTCGAATGTTGGTGTAATAGTCCTTGTTGTTGAACGGCGTCGACACGAGCTCAATCTCGTGCGTCTCCATGATGCGCTTGAGCTGAGCCCGGACATTGTCGGCAGAGGACAGGTGACGGAACGACAAAAAGTGCTCGTGGCACCACTTCTTGATGTCCTCACCGTTTTGCTCGGCGCCCTTGTAGGCGTGGTAGGCGTTGAGAAGCGTCAGGTGGTCGCCGTCGGGGTGGGCAAACTGGGCCTTCATCTCGTCGGCACGcttgcggttgttgttgggacgGATCCATATTTGAGGTACCGACAACAAcgaggtgatggagaggatCTCGTTGGAGCAGTAGAACTCGGGAGAAGAGATGAGCATGACGGCCAGAGCGGGATCCAAGGGGAACTCAGACGCCAAGCTCCCAAGCTTAGTGAGaccaccgtcatcatcgaGACAGGCAAGGTAGTTGAGTTCCTCGAGGGCGCGCATCATGGTCTCAGGGGCTGGTGGGTCCATGAAGTCAAAGTGCACCAAATCTTCGACACCAAGCTTCTTGAGTTCAAGAAtggtgttggagaggttaGACCGGAGAATTTCAGGATAAGTCTGCTCAATAAGCTCTTTCTTAAAGGCCTTCTCGGTGTAGAGACGGAAGCACTTTCCCGGCCTGGTACGACCGGCACGACCGGCTCTCTGTTGGGCCGAGgccttggagatgggagaAACCAAGAGCGATTCCACACGAGAGCGAGGGTTGTAGATCTTTTGCTTGCTGAACCCAGGGTCCACGACATAGACGATACCGTCGATCGTCAACGAGGTTTCGGCAATGTTGGTCGCCACGATGCACTTGCGGCCGGGACGACCCCCCTTCCGGAATGGCTCGGGGGCTTTGTCGAAGatcttttgttgttgatgtggtggcAAAGTACCGTAAAGAGGGTAGATGGCCAGCGGACCAGCGTCTGATTCTCTGACCATatcatccacctccaaactGATCCGGCGGCAGGcatcctcaatctcctcttCACCCGTCAGGAAGAGCAGGATGTCACCCTCGGGCTCAACCGCATGAATCTGAAGAACTGTCCTGACGGCGGCCTCGACGTAATCTCGCTCGGGTTCGGGGGTGTAAAAGATCTCGACAGGGTATGTGCGACCGGGAACGGCGAGCAAAGGGGCGGGAGGGTCCTCCTTCCGCAAGCTGAAGTAGGATTGGAACTTTTGCGCATCGAGCGTGGCAGACATGACAATGATCTTCAGGTCGCTTCTTCTGTGGGCAATCTCCTTGAGGAGGGCCATCAGGATATCGGTGGCGAGCGTACGTTCGTGAGCTTCATCGAGAATGATGCAGCTGTACCGGTTCATGTTGGGATCGTGCATGGCCTCGCGCAGCAGCTGACCATCCGTCATGTACTTGAGGAGAGTCTTGGGGCCGGTCCTGTTCTCGAAACGGATGCTGTAACCGACTTCCTGACCCAGTTCAACATCGAGTTCGTTTGCGACACGCTGGGCGACCGACATGGCGGCGACACGACGAGGCTGCGTGCAAGCAATGAGCTTGCCGGTCTGGTGTGGCATTTCGTCGTAAAGAACATACTGAGGGATCTGTGTGGTTTTGCCGGAACCAGTCTCACCGACGAAGACGAGAATCTGGGTCTTGTGGTAGAGCTCGAGGAACTCTTCGCGCTGCTTGGAGACGGGCAGGTCGCGACGAGTCTTGAGGATCTTGAAGTAGTTCTCCGAATGCGGCTTGCCGGTCCAGGGGTTGATGTCCGAGTCCTCAGCCTTCGCGGCCtgaagggcggtggtgttgtggcgCTCCATCTCGTCGAGAGGCGACTTGAAGTCGTTGGCGCCGTCCATGTTGAGGTGGGCGAGATATGGGTTGGGCTTGTCGTCGGTCTTGATGCGCTTCGAGTCCTGGGCGTCGCTTTCCACGCTCGATCGCTTCGTGCCCTTTTGATCGGCCATTCCGAAGGTGAGAGGAGTGAGTGCAGAGATGAGGTGAGAGATTCTGCACAAGACAGATGGAATGGCGGGGATTTCACTGTTTGCGCTTGCCTTGCCCTGTCGATGCCGTCCACAAGGCTGCCGCAACTTTTTGTTTGGCAAGCACATCCGCGTTTCCACTAAAATTTTGGATAGTGGGGCGATCAAGACCCCCAGTCCGGCGATAAGCATTTACAGAGTATACGATCTATCTCATCGGGACTTATACAGCTGTTCAAGCTTTCAAGTGCCAACTTGTCGAATTATGACAAGTATTGATAGATTGTTTTCGAGGTGggtttgatgaggagaggtctACTCATTCTACTCTCAGCAGCTCAGAACAGGTCAAAACAAACATCTCTACAGATCAAGTCGCTTATGTATCACTCTATCCGATCTCACACCCCGCGTTCCACACTGTTTCTGCCCTGACCCAAGCACAGCAACCCAAATTTTCTCTCAGGGTTCGGGCTCACCTAGACAATCGGCATATTGGGAAGAAACGTGGTGGCACAGTCCCGAGTTCACTTTGGGGCCCCGTTGTACCTATCATAGAGCAGCTTTGAATCATCATTCAAGTTTGGGTTTTCCCCTGCTTTTGCTCCAAGTCCGACTCGACGTCCGTCCCATCACCCCGCGGTGGTTGTTAGCCCCGCCAAACTGAATGTGCTTTTATATACCACCTCTATCACATCGCTACACTCACTCTACCCAAGCTCATAAATCGACCCCAACATGTCGTATTCAGGAGCCCTCAACCCGGCCTCGGAGGACTACGAGTCCCGTCCTCATTACTACATTGGCCAGCACGACTCGGACCGGTGCGAGgtcctcgacgacgaccagTACAACCAGGTTCTTAACAGTGGAGTAAGATCCCTTGCAGATTCCCGAGCGTAAACAAACACTAACACGAACTGTCTAGTTCAACTTTGTCACTGCCCCAATCACCAACCAGCATTTCTTCCGGAGGGTTGTCGACCAGCACAAGGAATTTCTCAAGGAGAGGCAAGAATGGAACGACCGTCTGGCTCCGGCTCAAAGGACGAACCCGTCTCTGCCAGTACCCATCGTGCCAACACTGACAGATGAGGACACCTCGCTGTACCCAAGCCACCACATCGGCTCCTTCATCACCTATGCCAGCCCATGGATCGACCTTTGCTCCACAGACCCGTACATCTCGGGCGTCTCTCGCCAGGTCCTCAACATGGAGGTCGCCTATGCCAACTTCTGCGGTGCCAGGACCATCGTGATCCCCGGGCCTAGGCAAGATGAGAGCGGCCGTGGTGTTGCTCAGTTTGCCCGTGCGATTCAGGAGGCGTTGCTTCAGGTGACAAGGGCTAACCTGATCATTCACCTGCCCATGTACCGCGAGCCcctgttggaggagaagtgCGAGACGCTCTCGGATATCTTTGACGGGAGCCGTATGGACGCTGACCCCAAGAAAGAGATTGACATCTTCACTTCATGGGACTCATGGCACACCATCCGCTCAGTATGCGAGTACTCGAGCAGATTAttcctcgccctccgcaTTCCTCGCCGTGTGCCGGAAAAGAACCTCCAGGAGCGGTGGTTCTCGGAGCCATTGCACTTCTTGACCATCGGCCAGTCCGTCTTTCAGTCCAACCGAGCCGGCAgcccaaccctcaccaagcACCACCAAGATCTCATCAACCGTTACATGCGTCTCAAGAACGCCCCCTGGATCATCCTGAATGACGTCGGTCCCAACGCCGAAGACCTCGGCGCCGCCCGTGCCATCAAAGCGATCGAGtacccctccctcgccgaaGCAAGCAAAGCCCTCCAGGAACGCAAGCCCAAGTCGGGCCTGAACGAGTACGTCTCGTACATGAAGTACCTCGAgcgtcaacaacccccctacACGGCCATGGAAACACCAGCCTTGATTAGTTTCCAAGACTGGCTCCAGtcccccctccagcccctcGCCGACAACCTCGAGTCAGCCACCTACGAGGTCTTCGAGGGCGACCCGGTCAAATACGACCAGTACgaagccgccatcaaggaAGCCATGGCCGAGTGGAAGATCCTCAAGAAGCCCTCGGCCCTCGGAACAGAGAGCGAACCTTACAACCCAGAACTCGTCTGCGCTgtcgccggcgccggccgTGGGCCTCTTGTTACTCGTGTCCTCCGCGCGGCACAggcaaccaacaccaagatccAACTCTGGGCCGTGGAGAAGAACCAGAACGCGTTTGTCTACCTCTTGAACAAGAACAAGCGGGAGTGGGACGGGCAGGTGACGCTCGTCAAGACAGACATGCGCGGCTGGGGCGGGCCGGTTCCCCGGGGGTCGTCTACGCCGTGCAAAGTTGACATACTGGTGACGGAGCTCCTTGGTTCGTTTGGAGATAATGAGCTGTCGCCTGAATGTCTGGATGGCATCCAGAACCATCTCTTTCAACCGAGCGGGATGTCTATCCCTCACAGCTACACCGCCCACCTCTCCCCGATCTCCACCCCGAGGCTGTTTGCTGACATCGCCTCCCGTGAGTCAGACCCGCACGCGTTTGAGATCCCTTATGTTGTCAGGTTGTTTCAGCTGGATTTCAACGCGCAAAAGGTCCCTAATCACCCGAGGTTTCAGCAGGCGTGGGAGTTTGTTCATCCTGTTGGTGTCAACAGGGCGGACGAGTTTGCTGCTGAGtatgggtttgggaggaagTATGTCACCCCCGGCGGGGGGGCGATGTATGGGAGTAATGGGACGAACGAGCATAATGCCAGGCGCTGTCACTTGACGTTTGTTTGCCCTACGCGGGGTGTTACTCACGGGTTGGCGGGGTATTTTGAGTCGACGCTTTATGAGAGCcagttggagggggagggggaggggaaaagggTGGAGATTAGCATCTTGCCTGATCAGATCGATAGGAAGAGTAAGGATATGATTAGTTGGTTTCCCATCTTTTTTCCGCTCAAGGTATGTAACATTCGCAAAAGGAGAatgggaggtggggggaggacggTTTTGCTGACATGACGCACGATTAGAAACCGCTGTACTTTCCTCAGGACGCCGAGTTGGAGGTTAGCATGTGGAGGCAGACGGACGACACCAAGGTTTGGTATGAGTGGCTGATCGAGGTGTACGCCTGGGTTGGGCCGCAGACGAGGATCAAGGTGGGGGCGAGCGAGATGCATAGTAGTAAGAAGGTTGCTTGTTTGATGTAGTTGTGTTGGATAGTAGAGGGGGTATATGGTAGGCtagggaaaagaaggggtgTTTTAAAAAGTCGGTTTTGAATTGCTACTTTGAGATATCTGACTCTTTGGTTTTGGCCCCATTGTGTcagcagagagagagaggtatCGACAGACAGCGAAGAAACCTCTTACCATTTTTTATCTCTATCATGGAAGATTTTATGTAacgcctttttctttttcttttttgccgcccttcatcccccttctccgACTTGCTCTTTGCGCCGCAGaatgtcctcctccccttctgtTGGGCCAGTCAAGTTATCGTGATGACACTGGCGGCAATGTAGAAATGTTTTGCGCCGTCATCGTCTCGTTGGTATTAACCCCCCCCATGTGAGATCCAGTCCCTCCCCAATCGCGACCTCGCGTCAATGTCCTATTGCGTTCTCTATCCATCCCACTCTCGATCTTAAAACTTCAGGCCCACGCCCGCCGCTcactcctccatcttcgtATCCCCCCCCTTGTCCCCCCCCTCAGCACCCCTTACATAAAGCACATTATTACACCGGATCAGGACCTGGCCGAGGGTGCCCGTGAACTTTTGCTCAATGAACTCCTCCGTGTTGGCAAGCTGGATGTTCATGTAGGAGTCGATGctctgttttgttttgccGTCGTCATATCGTCAGTGTACCGATTGTTTCTTTTGAACTTTTGGGATAAAAAACATACGACTAATCTCCCCTTGTACTCTGTCTCGTTCCACTTTAGGCGGACGATCACGTCCTTGTTGACGAGGTCTTGGAGGAAGGGCCGGGGGTTGACGGGGACGAAGGAGGAcatttttgctttttctccCCCGCTGACTGTATGGGGTGATAGATGTGTGGTGGGCGGGAgccgttgtcgtcgtcgtcgtcgtcgtcgtggtgattgatgatggtggtggtggatagtCAGTCGATAATTAGTTGATAACAGCGAATGCGACC is a window from the Podospora pseudocomata strain CBS 415.72m chromosome 6, whole genome shotgun sequence genome containing:
- a CDS encoding hypothetical protein (EggNog:ENOG503P9CW), with product MSGGFNKYRCKYFLSYNCPNWVFMNGHACGSCLAEGREAMEPAESTGALATWRQPTEVCVPKAFQGTLQYIIMEAVPNATAGSYWTLRQKVLDPRTQMSQININQITTSDTPRPVMTTTGIPMQVRY
- the PRP43 gene encoding DEAH-box ATP-dependent RNA helicase prp43 (COG:A; EggNog:ENOG503NVMW), whose product is MCLPNKKLRQPCGRHRQGKASANSEIPAIPSVLCRISHLISALTPLTFGMADQKGTKRSSVESDAQDSKRIKTDDKPNPYLAHLNMDGANDFKSPLDEMERHNTTALQAAKAEDSDINPWTGKPHSENYFKILKTRRDLPVSKQREEFLELYHKTQILVFVGETGSGKTTQIPQYVLYDEMPHQTGKLIACTQPRRVAAMSVAQRVANELDVELGQEVGYSIRFENRTGPKTLLKYMTDGQLLREAMHDPNMNRYSCIILDEAHERTLATDILMALLKEIAHRRSDLKIIVMSATLDAQKFQSYFSLRKEDPPAPLLAVPGRTYPVEIFYTPEPERDYVEAAVRTVLQIHAVEPEGDILLFLTGEEEIEDACRRISLEVDDMVRESDAGPLAIYPLYGTLPPHQQQKIFDKAPEPFRKGGRPGRKCIVATNIAETSLTIDGIVYVVDPGFSKQKIYNPRSRVESLLVSPISKASAQQRAGRAGRTRPGKCFRLYTEKAFKKELIEQTYPEILRSNLSNTILELKKLGVEDLVHFDFMDPPAPETMMRALEELNYLACLDDDGGLTKLGSLASEFPLDPALAVMLISSPEFYCSNEILSITSLLSVPQIWIRPNNNRKRADEMKAQFAHPDGDHLTLLNAYHAYKGAEQNGEDIKKWCHEHFLSFRHLSSADNVRAQLKRIMETHEIELVSTPFNNKDYYTNIRRALLAGFFMQVAMRESSNSKIYKTVKDDQMVMIHPSTVVSSPYDWVVYNEFVLTTKQYIRTVTNVRPEWLLEIAPVYYDVDTFEKGEIKSALVRLTEKVKRRQAMKGGY
- a CDS encoding hypothetical protein (COG:H; EggNog:ENOG503NVXA; BUSCO:EOG09260SAH) gives rise to the protein MSYSGALNPASEDYESRPHYYIGQHDSDRCEVLDDDQYNQVLNSGFNFVTAPITNQHFFRRVVDQHKEFLKERQEWNDRLAPAQRTNPSLPVPIVPTLTDEDTSLYPSHHIGSFITYASPWIDLCSTDPYISGVSRQVLNMEVAYANFCGARTIVIPGPRQDESGRGVAQFARAIQEALLQVTRANLIIHLPMYREPLLEEKCETLSDIFDGSRMDADPKKEIDIFTSWDSWHTIRSVCEYSSRLFLALRIPRRVPEKNLQERWFSEPLHFLTIGQSVFQSNRAGSPTLTKHHQDLINRYMRLKNAPWIILNDVGPNAEDLGAARAIKAIEYPSLAEASKALQERKPKSGLNEYVSYMKYLERQQPPYTAMETPALISFQDWLQSPLQPLADNLESATYEVFEGDPVKYDQYEAAIKEAMAEWKILKKPSALGTESEPYNPELVCAVAGAGRGPLVTRVLRAAQATNTKIQLWAVEKNQNAFVYLLNKNKREWDGQVTLVKTDMRGWGGPVPRGSSTPCKVDILVTELLGSFGDNELSPECLDGIQNHLFQPSGMSIPHSYTAHLSPISTPRLFADIASRESDPHAFEIPYVVRLFQLDFNAQKVPNHPRFQQAWEFVHPVGVNRADEFAAEYGFGRKYVTPGGGAMYGSNGTNEHNARRCHLTFVCPTRGVTHGLAGYFESTLYESQLEGEGEGKRVEISILPDQIDRKSKDMISWFPIFFPLKKPLYFPQDAELEVSMWRQTDDTKVWYEWLIEVYAWVGPQTRIKVGASEMHSSKKVACLM
- a CDS encoding hypothetical protein (EggNog:ENOG503P5AF; COG:A), encoding MSSFVPVNPRPFLQDLVNKDVIVRLKWNETEYKGRLVSIDSYMNIQLANTEEFIEQKFTGTLGQVLIRCNNVLYVRGAEGGDKGGDTKMEE